The Planococcus versutus genome contains a region encoding:
- the rnc gene encoding ribonuclease III: MAINKKTNHQKSGLVKESAKVAFEQLQRELNVSFHKPALLYQAFTHSSYVNEHRRKQFTDNERLEFLGDAVLEISVSHYLYMKYPEMSEGELTKLRAAIVCEPSLVLFANELDFGKYILLGKGEELTGGRTRPALLADVFESYIGALYLDQGLEPVVRFLEIVLFPKVDIGAFSHVMDYKSQLQELVQQKNAGALNYEIIDEIGPAHSRIFVTRVSLADKELGVGNGRSKKEAEQQAAQLAIRKLQEAAEE, from the coding sequence ATGGCGATAAATAAAAAAACAAATCATCAAAAGTCTGGTCTTGTAAAGGAAAGTGCTAAAGTGGCATTTGAACAATTACAAAGAGAGTTAAATGTTTCATTTCACAAGCCAGCTTTGCTCTACCAAGCATTTACCCATTCATCTTATGTGAATGAGCATCGAAGAAAACAGTTCACCGACAACGAACGCCTAGAGTTTTTAGGAGATGCGGTACTGGAAATTTCAGTTTCGCATTACCTATACATGAAGTATCCGGAAATGAGCGAAGGCGAGTTAACAAAGTTGCGTGCAGCAATTGTTTGTGAACCTTCGTTGGTTTTATTTGCGAACGAACTTGATTTTGGCAAATACATCCTTTTAGGCAAAGGAGAAGAATTGACTGGTGGCCGAACACGTCCTGCGCTTTTGGCTGATGTTTTCGAATCGTATATCGGTGCACTTTATCTGGACCAAGGGTTAGAACCTGTTGTCAGATTTCTGGAAATAGTGTTATTTCCAAAAGTAGATATCGGTGCTTTTTCGCATGTGATGGATTATAAGAGCCAGTTGCAAGAGTTGGTTCAACAAAAGAATGCCGGAGCGTTGAATTATGAAATTATTGATGAAATCGGTCCGGCTCACAGTCGTATTTTTGTCACGCGCGTGTCTTTAGCAGACAAAGAACTTGGAGTTGGCAATGGCCGATCAAAAAAAGAAGCGGAACAGCAAGCAGCACAGCTAGCAATCCGTAAACTGCAAGAAGCGGCGGAGGAGTAA
- a CDS encoding acyl carrier protein, whose translation MSTVLDRVTKVIVDRLGVEESEVKLEASFTGDLGADSLDVVELVMELEDEFDMEISDEDAENMNTVGDAVTYIEKKQ comes from the coding sequence TTGTCAACAGTATTAGATAGAGTAACGAAAGTAATCGTGGATCGTCTAGGAGTAGAAGAAAGCGAAGTGAAACTTGAAGCTTCATTTACAGGTGACCTAGGTGCAGATTCATTGGACGTAGTAGAACTTGTTATGGAACTTGAAGATGAGTTCGATATGGAAATTTCTGATGAAGACGCTGAAAACATGAACACAGTAGGCGACGCAGTAACGTACATCGAAAAGAAACAATAA